The following nucleotide sequence is from Vitis vinifera cultivar Pinot Noir 40024 chromosome 14, ASM3070453v1.
aaattcaatttcaaaactaaaacatccactatccaaaatccattgtccaaatatttgcaaacttaaacaattcaagtactaaaacaaatttcaaaatctccaaaactcaactttgaactaacataaaatttaaaggatcaatatccaaatagcttccaaataccaaaagatccaaatgaacataactaatagttaaacaaagtccaacataaaatcctaagtcaaatcctaatgatgaccattcctcagcctagccatcactcctcacccaaATTAAAGGTACCTGAAAAGTAgtcaacaaataggaatgagctcacagcccaataaggaacattaatgcagtccatggattaaatatttcaaattcacttgcaaaataggagatattgtaatcaatcattttcataaacctgtgagttaatttttttttttgccaatacattcaaaatttctaactgtatgcatttatttctgattcaaacattttcatatcaaattcagtcaaaacattcctataatttatttactctggtcatcaCACATCAAAGGGTGCCCAGTTAGgtgagacttttcaaatgggttgctagcctcaaattgttcctttaaggtggacgaaaccaaacactactagtactagtaacctctaatcGAAACCCCAAGAGGCTagggttcaaatcaattacattccccaccaagaaatgtaaaggtcaactattatatcccattgacaagggtcaaaagtcaaaagtcaactattatatcccgttgataagggtcaaacaaaccaaagtcaaatatttatttcatttattcaaatttacaacatataatatctccacatttatttgtcaaaaacaaatataaaattctaacatacttttcatgcaaaacatgTTTGATTTATGCATAAAACGGAATATAActcaaacattttcaaataatgtatatatatatatatatataaattgttttaaaaaaaattaataactgcattaatttcccttacctcaaataagcactccaaatcttgaaaaGTTTGGCCCCAAAATTTACTTCTCACCTAACATAACAAAAAGGTACTATTAACACTATTgactattcatttaaaataggTTTGGGAAtcttagaatttatttatttatttatttttaagtcaatattattattacaaaaattattttccaactttttaACCAATAACAATTTATcctcaataatttatttttctttcctaaactaaattgaatttcctaaaaatatttatttacaataatctctttcatcactttacataagaatttatttctttaattatttattccaACTTTTCCTAGGACCtacttcatattttaataagattATCCTACAATCCtcaatatatcatttttcttttccacccTCAATATCACAAGTCATTGACTTTTCAACCACATAACCAAACCCACACATAGTACGTCTCCATGATCCCCACGTTTCTTTTTAATCACTATTCTgccacatgttttttttttctatttatttatttcaaaacctcACTTTCCACATCTATCCTACCATCTCCAAAACACATCACCcattaaacattaaataagaaaacatacaCTCCACACCCAACGGATCCACACATTCCCATtgctgtttatttatttatttattttaatccttAATTCTACGGGGCTTTACGCTGACACAACTATCACACGTCATCCAccacaaaattaattattttttttttttaagaaacacaaaccctaatctagattgggGTTTCCTACCTAAGGTTAAAAATATAacgaatatattaaaataagatctaagaattagaaaacaaaaatcttacCTAGAGAAATCTGTTCTTCAAACCCTAGATCTGAAAGTCTTATGTCCTCTGGTATTCGTtcaataggaatgaaaattcaGAGAAGAATAGAAAggatttttccccttttttttttttttcaatttatacgTAGGGTATTTATTAGGAAAAATTACCTTTTTACctctctttcattttattaaaataattaattcactaatattattattattataaatttcctATCTTATCCCTATATAAAATGTCTGGGCATTACAGGAATGCTTAACAAACACATTTAAACTAAGCTGTTAGGTTGTCTCCAACAGTCCCAATCTGTGTCTCCTGGTGAGAAATGAAAAACCTCGGATaccaaaaatgtcaaatttattacatACTAGTCCTTAGATTAGTCTATGTTTTATGTATACATGAGTAAGCAAATAGGCCTGCAAGTGTTCATATATTGACTTTCTAAGTCTTCATTAATGGATtgaatttttccaattttatgtATACATGAGTAAGCTGTTAGgttcatctattttttttccacgACTCATACATGCTCTAGAGACTTTAGAGCACTGggttttttagaattattccAGGGAAATCTatcaagcaactgggacttatTTTCCAGTTGTTTTTAACAAGTAAAATATCAAAGATTTGGATAAGATTTTTTTAGACAAACACAGGCTAATCCTGGGTATAGTATTGAGAGATAGAAGTACAGAAAAAGATGCGTAGCAGACAAACTGCTTTATTTTAGTAGTATGGCCAAAGTCCACaccaaaattacaaaataaaccCTCTAAATCATTATACTTGAAAACAAGCAGACCAATGGTTCATATATAGCTTCTTTATGTATATAGTTTCTTAGTTGTTGTCCCATCAGAACCGTGACTGAAGGTACTTAACCACGCTCTTGTCCAACTGGAAGGCCCTTGTGAGAACATCAGGATTGATGGGTGGATCTGATCCAAATACtgcattggctatggtgataaCACCTGGATTTTGGCTGCTCAGAGCAGCGATGGCTACTGCATTAGTCTTCCCAATATTGAATTGGAAGTGAATGAGACCAATAGGAAACACAAAAACATCCCCCTTGTTGAGGACTTTGCTAATGAGGCGGTTTTCGGTGTTGGATGTGACAAACCCAACGTAGAGGGTTCCCTCCAAGACAGTTAGGATCTCGGTGGCACGAGGGTGAGTGTGAGGAGGGTTTTGGCCATATGGTTCATAGTCAATACGAACCATGGATATGCCAAGAGTGTTGAGTCCCTTTATTTTGTCAACATTTACGGTAGTGACATTTGACCGTACTTGATTTGATGTGTTTCCTGGCTTATCCAGGCCTGAAGAGAAGAAATCCTCGGCCATGGTCAGCTTTGGGTCCTTGCAGAACTTTCCATTCACAAATACTGcataaaaaggggaaaaagaagaCAGGTCGTTAGTATCAAACCATATTCATCATATCAATAAAAAGAGTAGTCCTGAAAATAGCTGTAAGATCAATGAGTTACTATAGAAATACCAGCATCCTTGGGCTCATCAATGGCAACACAGGTGTCCTGCAGTGGGCTTGGATCAGAGGCAGAGGCAAGAGAGGAAGCCAATGCCATGAGGGCAACAGTTACCAGGAAACTAACACCTTTCTTCATTGTTAGAGTAGTATCTCCAACAATCACAAATCTTTGTGTTGAGGTGAGGGGTGTGAAATTTTGCATGGGAAACATGTCAATTTATAGACGAGAGTCCTTGAATTAGTCTTTTGTTTTACTAGTATATCACATGCATAAACTAACCAAGTCTTCAATGAatacttctttttttaaaagaacttTCAATGATGAATGGTTCTTCAACAACTACTCGTTAAGTCTTTATCTAGAAGATTGTGTGCAAAAACTAAACTCCAGTTGTGTTAGACATCTTCAACTTAGTATCAATCAGCATGTAGAGGAAGTGTTTTACAAAATGAAGTGAAAGTAGTCAGGTTGCATTAACTAGTAGCATATAACACAGTAGAGCTTTCTGTTTTCCCAGTACGCAAACATTGAAAACCCTTAAAAGTGGTTTATGGACAAGCAAATAGAAGATTGTAGAGTAGGTGCAGGCTTAGACCAGGCAATAACTCCGGttcttctttatctttcttttcgAAATCTTATTGTTAAAGTGAAGATCCTTGAATTCATCTGCAACTGCCAAATGAATTCAGTAAACCAACCATGGAGTCCCTTGCACTTTGAGAGAATGTTATTAATAAAACCATCCACCTTAGACTTCTAACATCCATTCTTAATCTTGGGTGATGCCTAAATTAGTCCTTAAAATACACATTACGAAAGCTTTGGGTCCTTGCCGAACTTTTCATAATTCACAAATACTGCATGAAAAGAAATGTTTATTAACAGATCCAATTGTGTGCCGTGTCAGTGTTTATTTCCAAGTCTATCTTTTGCTTAGAGTATGCACATAGAGTTTGCCAAAGTCACAATggtttgcctttttcttttccaaaaacatGGAACTGatcacttctctctctctctctctctctctctctctctctctctcgtatATATATATGCACTTGACTTAGAATGTATGCATTGCCCTGGTCAGTTTTCAAAGCATAGACACTATCATCTCTCTCCCTTTCTGCATTGCCATAGACTGTCAAGGCATAAATGCATAGAAAATTATGCACAAATAGAAAACCTCTAGAGGTTTTCCCATTCTTGGAGTGGCCTTCTTTCTTCAATTGCCAAAGTCAAATTCCAGCCGGCTTCTCTAATCTGAAATTAATTGcagttcattttcttttatatatatgtagtGCTAGGCCTGTTCAATTTCGTATAAATAATCCATGCGTTTCAAAATAACCATGTCATTTTTATAAGCTTACGTTTTGATTGATATTATTAATTtggattatttattttattttttctagcAAGTTAAAATTGGagtcaaaataataaattttttttaattataaactcTTCTTCTTAAATCATCGGAGTACATTAAAAAACTCTTATTATTAAGAATCTTTGACTTTAAAGTAATATGAAGAATAAATGTCCTCAACTAGTCTATGTTTTATGTGTACACGAGTTCATATATTGACTTTCCAAGTCTTCAATGGATtgcatttttctaatttaaaggTTGAACCATTCTTTAACAACTACACCCATTTCTCGTCCTTTTTTCCACAACTCATAATGCTCTAGAGACTTTAGAGTATTGGATTCTATATAATCTTGGGTTTtagtaaaccaacttaataacataaagtaatttaataactcaatttaagtcattagataaattaaatatgtttgataaaatagtttattggtatgacttaaattaaaaaatgattaatttaatcttaaatctacatcttcattttacctttttacccctaATACCCAATTCTTTCACAATCTTCTTTACTACTAAATGACATCTACTTTTACCCGACTTCTTTTaccttataatttataagaataaaatgtcaatttgatgatttaaaataagttttaagttaattttatcaaaacaactttaatacttaaaaagtaataattaagtaataagttttaagttaacaatttaaattcaatataagtcattaagtaataaatactaagttttaccaaacaccccttAAACCAATGGACAAGTCATCTATAGTCAGTCTTGATTATTTCATATTAGAGTTTTGACCTTCAAATATTGTGAAGGACTTGCCTCAACATTCATTTCGTCATCACCCATTCCGCTAGCAGTATGCTGGAAGTAATTAACGGTAGTTTTTTACAACTAGTTAAGTATGGCTTCTTAATCAAGCAACTGAGATTTGTTATTCAGCTTCTTTTATAAGTGAAATCTCAAAGATTTGAATGGGACTCTTAAAGACAAACATAAGCCAATCCCGGATGCAGTATTGAGATAAGAGGCATAGAAAAAGATGCGTAACAGACAAACTGCTTTATCTTAATATCATGACCAAAGTCTACACCAAAAGAGTTACAAAATAAACCCTCTTAATTATTATACTTGAAAACAAGCAAACCAATGGTTCGTATATAGCTTCTTTATGTATATAGTTTCTTAGCTGTTGTCCCATCAGAACCGTGACTGGAGGTAGTTAACCACGTTCTTGTCCAACTGGAAGGCCCTTGTGAGAACATCAGGATTGATGGATGGATCTGATCCAAATACtgcattggctatggtgattaCACCTGGATTTTGGCTGCTCAGGCCAGCAATGGCTACTGCATTAGTGTGCCCAATGTTGAACTGGAAGTGAATGAGACCCATGGGGAACACGAAAACATCCCCCTTGTTGAGGACTTTGCTAATGAGGCGGTTTTCGGGGTTGGATGTGACAAAGCCAACGTAGAGGGTTCCCTCCAAGACAGTTAGGATCTCAGTGGCACGAGGGTGAGTGTGAGGAGGGTTTTGGCCATATAATCATAGTCAATACGAACCATGGATATGCCAAGAGTGTTGAGTCCCTTTATTTGTTCAACATTTACGGTAGTGACATTTGAGGCTACTGGATTTGATGTGTTTCCTGGCTTATCCAGGCCTGAGAAGAAGAAATCCTCAGCCTCAGTCAGCTTTGGGTCCTTGCAGAACTTTCcattaacttaaaatataattttataaaattaaatcattaaattgacatatttagtctcattaattttaactaatatttatttttattaattttaaacaatatatttatttattaaaaaaatcgtatttaaaatattttacacaTATAAGATgaccataaaatatttattataaaaaaatgagtcattgatatgaaattataattgtaaaatatactCTTATtagtatgaaaaaaataaagtaaaagggATTTGAAATTAAGTtcaagttaattattttaacttattacttaaagttcaaagtaattttaaattataatattaagttattttaccaatcatatttaatatatttaatgacttaatacaagttattaagtcatataATAATGTCaatcatttttcatgaaccGGTTGTCAATAGCTAGCCAACTACTTGTGTCTTTCTGGTTCATGTGCGTTACAGTAGTTGAAAAATCCTTGGTAAGTTCTAGGTTGCCTCAGATTGATGAAAATTTGGGATAAATTTAAAGAtttgggaaaaattggagattttcTGCTATGCTCATTAGGCTTGCCTCAGTTACAAAAGCTTTGACCATCATTCTAATTTAAAGTCTTGAGCTAATGTTCTGGTGAGAATCAAGAAACCcttcccatgaaaaaaatacCAATTAATTAGATAAAGTCTTGAGATTAgcctattttaatttatatggtAGGCAGATAGACTTTCTAAGTCTTCAATGGATAGCATTTTTCCACCGTAAAGATTGAACCATTCTTAAACAACTACACCCATTTCTCATCCTTTTTTCCACAACTCATGCTCTAGACTTCAGAGTGGATTCTACGTACTCTTCGGGTTTTAGGACTTCTTCCAGGGTAAAGCTAAGGAGTAATCTGTGGACAGACAATATATACTCAGTTTGTGATTAGTATCATGACCCATTAGACCATTATGAGAAGCTGGGGTCTGAAGTTTGTTCCATGACTGCAAATGTACTTTCCTCCCACTTGTTATCAGCATGGAGTATATGAAGAAAACTTCAGATGAAGCAAAACGGCATCTTTCCATTTCTGAAATGTAAGAAGTTGTAGCATTAAGACTTGCCTAATGTTCCTTTTATTTATCAACAATTCTGCCATGGCAGTATGCTCGAAGGAACAGTATAGAAGTTTCTGGACAACTAGTTAAGTATTGCTTCTTAGTCAATATGATGCATATCCTGTATATAATCAATTGAGCAGCTGGGATTTGTCATCCAGATCTTTTTTACAAGCGAAATCTAGCTCAAAGAGTTGGATAAGATTTTTTGAGACAAAGAAAGAGGCTAATCCAGGATATTGTATAGAGATGGAGACAGAAAAAGATGGTTTAACAGACAAACtgctttattttaatattaggaCCAAAGTCCACATCCAAAGAGCTACAAAATAAACCCTCTTACTATGTTATGGTTATGATGAGGGAACATAACAAATGCTTACTtaaaaaacaactaagaaaacCAATggttcatagcttctagagcTATATATTTTGCTAGTGGTTGTCCCACTAGAACCTTGACTGAAGGTAGCTAACCACTTTCTTGTCCAACTGGAAGGCCCTTGTGAGAACATCAGGATTGATGGGTGGATCTGATCCAAATACtgcattggctatggtgataaCACCTGGATTTTGGCTGCTCAGAGCAGCAATGGCTACTGCCTTAGTCTTCCCAACATTGAATTGGAAGTGAATGAGACCAATAGGAAACACAAAAACATCCCCCTTGTTGAGGACTTTGCTAATGAATCGGTCTTCGGTGTTGGATGTGACAAAGCCAACGTAGAGGGTTCCCTCCAAGACAGTTAGGATCTCGGTGGCACGAGGGTGAGTGTGAGGAGGGTTTTGGCCATATGGTTCATAGTCAATACGAACCATGGATATGCCAAGAGTGTTGAGTCCCTTTATTTGTTCAACATTTACAGTAGTGACATTTGAGGCTACTGGATTTGATGTGTTTCCTGGCTTATCCAGGCCTGAGAAGAAGAAATCCTCAGCCTCGGTCAGCTTTGGGTCCTTGCAGAACTTTCCATTCACAAATACTGCATAAGAAGggataaagaaattaaagaaagatCACTAGTATCAAACCATATTCACCATATCAATAAAAAGAGTAGCTCTGAAAATAGCTATAAGATCAATGAGTTACTAAAGAAATACCAGCATCCTTGGGCTCATCAATGGCAACACAGGTGTCCTGCAGTGGGCTTGGATCAGAGGCAGAGGCAAGAGAGGAAACCAATGCCACGAGGGCAACAGTTACCAGGAAACTAACACCCTTCTTCATTGTTAGAGTAGTATCTCCAACAATCACAAATCTTTGTGTTGAGAGCTAGAGGTGAGGGGTGAGAAATTTTGCATGGGAAACATGTCAATTTATAGACGAGAGTCCTTGAATTAGTCTTTTGTTTTACTAGTATATGACATGCATAGACTAACCAAGTCTTCAGTgaatagttctttttttttaactttcaatGATGAATGGTTCTTCTACAACTACTCCcagttgttttttcttttcccggTTACTTATCTAGAAGATTGTGTGCAAAAACTAAACTCCAGCTGTGTTAGACATCTTGAACTCAGTATAAATCTGCTTGTAGAGGAAGTGTCTTACAAAGATCTAGTCTCAGAAGGCTATACCGAAATGAAGTCAAGTATTCAGGTTGCATTAATTAGTAGCATATAATACGGCAGAGCTTCTTATTTTCCCAGTACCCAAAATTTGAAAACCCTTAAAAGTGGTTTATGGACAATCAAATAGAAGATTGTAGAGTAAGTGCAGGCTAAGACTAGACAATAACTCTTGTTCttctttatatttcttttctaaatctTGTTGAAGTGAAGATCCTTGAATTCATATGCAACTGGTAAATGAATTTAGTAAACCAACCAATGACCATGCACTTGAATTAGCATGTATGCATTGCCCTGGTCAGTTTTCAAATCATAGACACGATCATCTCTCTCCCTTTCTGCATTGCCTTAGTCAATTTTCAAGGCATAAATGCATAGAAAATTATGTACCAATAGAAAACCTCCAGAGGTTTTAGCATTCTTGGAGTCACCTTCTTTCTTTAATTGCTTCTGATCATCAATTGCCAAAGTCAAATTTTGGGTGCTCCCCATTTgtctttttcaattttgtaattatGTTGAATTGTTTAATTAGTACTGATCTAGAAGATTTCCAGCCGGCTTCTCTAATTGGAAATTTCAACATGAGCTTACATTTTGATTTATCTAGCATATTAAGTTGGATGATGtatctaagaaaataaaattacatcaTCTAGGAAATAGAAAACCCGAACCTGTGTCAATCTactatattttgatattattaatttggaatatatacatatatatatatatatatatatactaacaAGTTAAAATTGAAGtagaaatcataaatttaacttttttaaaaaaaataaattataaaccCTTCTTGTTGAGTCATcataatacaataaaaaattcttaGTATCGAGAACCTTTGACTTTAAAGtaatatgaacaaaaacaaaacaaaccttTGACTTTAAAGTGAtatgaacaaaaacaaaacaaatgttAATGTAGCAAAAGTTATTGTTTCACACCAATAtcctaaagaaaaaattttctcaTATAAAATACTCATTTGATCCAACTCctatctaattattttttgttgttaataaaataatgtGCGTGAATATGATCATGTCTTTTCAAGAAGATTCATTTGAGATCGTTAATCTtgtaatttctcaaaataaaataacaccAAAATTAAGATATTCGAAATTTTTATTAGGTTTAAAACAAAAGAACTTGCCAAATCCAAGTAACCATAAATCCTAAATACCATGAAACAAAAGAAAGCTGACTGCAGACAAGAATGAtagataaacaaataaagaaacaaacatctctttttcatttttctttttccctttttccattttttaattaattaattaatttatttattattattattattttgtactaCTTCACTTTAAGAATAAAGATATACAAAATGGCTACCTATGTGGATGATGTTGGATTGTAAAGTTTAAATTAGTTTTGTTGCGTTTCTCTTGGGATGTTGGGgggagaattttttattttttattttttcttatgaatGATGAGTTTAcccctattatatatttaacattattatgTTTTTAGGGTGTTTTTAGAGGACACAACTGCAATTGAGAAGAGTTTTTTTAGAGTTTCATCATTATACTCCTCTTTTCTTTGACTAGTGGATTCTTGAATGTTGATGCACTTTGTCAATGTAGGGATCACATTGAGTATTGAATCATGTTAAAaatctcatgtttaattttcttctcataTGTGTGCATGATTTGGTTAACAGATAAAACTAGGattttttgttgttctctaatCATGAAAAATTTGTAAAGTAGTTTTGATTATTTTCACACTCTTCCACCCCATCTTTTGCATAGTAATTAAATTGAGAAAGACAATTAAATACGATAAGAGTGAAATAATAAacatatgattttattattactattatcattattattattattattattttatttataaaataatagtatttgTGAGAGTTTcttaaacatgaaaaatagtATTTGAAGGTAAATAAATGCAATTTTTGAGAATGATGATATGATATAATTCTTATATATGAGCCCCACATTCCCAAACATCATTTACCCTTCatgttctctctttctctctctctctctctctctcaaatatgatattgtagaccctccattttgtccctttaacacatgtctttaaattcatttttagtgctccatagtagttccttggtagcccattgctactcatactacttaccttttttgagccacgtcggagactttggttgaaggATTTATCTAGTTCCACATTATGACCTTGGCTgcccttcaagtttagattagaCTTCACTTAGGTACACTTTAGGTTGGACTTAGTTAGGCCCACCTAGCCTCACCCTAGGCCCGtataggtacacttggcccattaggcatcaccatAGGCCTATTTAGGACACTTAGTTCACTTGGGCCCACTGAAGCACGTTTTGTCCATTAATGTAGACTTAGACACTGTCCTAAACATCCTAGACACCTCCCAGTTTGCACACATTCACCTGAGATTACCTTAGGCATGTCCAGAATAAGTCACTTGGACACTTCTTTTGGCATAGTTCACTTAGGCAtgttcttgattttatttttccaagatAAGATGAGTATTGACTTGACTATATAttgcatgaaatgaattttttatttttatttttgagggtttgagtttgacatttaaattattataatatgttGCATCAATTGCATATGtccaatatttatttttatgcctttatcaatttatttgttttttttctcaattatttattcattctttaattccatgaattgacaTCTTGGATTCTATAGCtatgtgatttgattttctaCTTGATTTTATTCTACTCCCAATTATGTGATTTTTCTttgaactttattttattttttaattttatttttatttttaattttgcatgagacTGGGAGCGATCAAGGAGAGGGGATCACAGCTGAAGAGGAGCAGCTTGCAAGGTGGGGGGAC
It contains:
- the LOC100249435 gene encoding germin-like protein subfamily 1 member 17 — translated: MFPMQNFTPLTSTQRFVIVGDTTLTMKKGVSFLVTVALMALASSLASASDPSPLQDTCVAIDEPKDAVFVNGKFCKDPKLTMAEDFFSSGLDKPGNTSNQVRSNVTTVNVDKIKGLNTLGISMVRIDYEPYGQNPPHTHPRATEILTVLEGTLYVGFVTSNTENRLISKVLNKGDVFVFPIGLIHFQFNIGKTNAVAIAALSSQNPGVITIANAVFGSDPPINPDVLTRAFQLDKSVVKYLQSRF
- the LOC100244270 gene encoding germin-like protein subfamily 1 member 14, which encodes MKKGVSFLVTVALVALVSSLASASDPSPLQDTCVAIDEPKDAVFVNGKFCKDPKLTEAEDFFFSGLDKPGNTSNPVASNVTTVNVEQIKGLNTLGISMVRIDYEPYGQNPPHTHPRATEILTVLEGTLYVGFVTSNTEDRFISKVLNKGDVFVFPIGLIHFQFNVGKTKAVAIAALSSQNPGVITIANAVFGSDPPINPDVLTRAFQLDKKVVSYLQSRF